Proteins encoded by one window of Cannabis sativa cultivar Pink pepper isolate KNU-18-1 chromosome 4, ASM2916894v1, whole genome shotgun sequence:
- the LOC133036778 gene encoding uncharacterized mitochondrial protein AtMg00810-like yields MVDEILALKRNKTYTLVKLPPRRTAIGCKWVDPKLISHYTVALNAKYALKDLGDLHFFLGIKVTSTSGGLHLSQAKCIRDLLHKAKMDEAKPSNTPMVSGLKLSAYGSSLVDNPHMYKSIVRVLQYLVITRLEISFSVNKVCQLMANPLQSHWHVVKRILRYLSGTIDYGIHLIKLDHLDLTAFCDADWATDLDDKCSNSGFTIFFGCNLIAWQCNKQHIVSRSSTEAEF; encoded by the exons ATGGTAGATGAGATTCTAGCCTTGAAAAGAAACAAGACATACACCCTTGTCAAGCTTCCTCCTAGAAGGACTGCTATTGGTTGCAAATGGGT CGATCCCAAACTAATTTCTCATTACACAGTTGCTCTTAATGCTAAATATGCTCTTAAAGATTTGGGAGATCTTCACTTCTTCCTTGGAATTAAAGTTACTTCTACCTCAGGTGGTCTTCACTTGTCTCAAGCCAAATGCATCAGGGACCTTCTTCACAAAGCTAAAATGGATGAAGCCAAGCCTTCCAACACTCCCATGGTCAGTGGTCTCAAATTATCAGCATATGGTAGTTCCCTTGTTGACAATCCCCACATGTACAAGTCCATTGTAAGAGTTTTACAATATTTGGTTATCACCAGGCTTGAGATTTCATTTAGTGTAAACAAAGTTTGTCAGTTAATGGCTAATCCTTTGCAATCTCATTGGCATGTTGTTAAGAGAATCTTAAGATATCTCAGTGGCACTATTGACTATGGCATTCATCTCATAAAATTAGACCACCTTGACCTTACTGCATTCTGCGATGCAGACTGGGCCACAGACCTTGATGACAAATGCTCAAACTCTGGTTTTACGATATTCTTTGGCTGCAATCTCATAGCTTGGCAATGCAATAAGCAACACATAGTGTCCAGGAGCAGCACTGAAGCTGAATTTTAA
- the LOC115714121 gene encoding uncharacterized protein LOC115714121 has protein sequence MQTKKKGSGRAVGRGQTGSRVSRAQKKISANEQDSEKKVSDLITSSTRKPPVSTFLKKNGEQVAETNLEAKYELVRNEISDACLGGNNDDFMDHKDSSDGTDDIELETIFSSPTFHIAKHDGETTGDVEEASLSSEVSAIYFAMKNSKLECVDEHGHDPMSTDVCVEDEDYEEFDDFDPYLFIKNLPALSSVVPTFRPMLLPKQTRSCPSTTLVLDLDETLVHSTLEPCDEADFTFPVHFNLQEHTVYVRCRPHLTDFLERVSSLFEIIIFTASQSIYAEQLLNVLDPRRKIFRHRVYRDSCVFVEGNYLKDLTILGRDLSRVIIIDNSPQAFGFQVDNGVPIESWFDDPLDKELPSLLPFLESLVGVDDVRPLIAKKFNLRERIAAAVYPVNSIRVDPFES, from the exons ATGCAAACCAAGAAAAAGGGTAGTGGGAGAGCGGTTGGTAGAGGCCAAACTGGATCCAGGGTTTCTAGAGCTCAGAAGAAAATATCTGCAAATGAGCAGGACTCAGAAAAGAAAGTTTCTGACTTGATTACATCTTCAACAAGGAAGCCGCCTG TTTccacttttttaaaaaagaatggtGAACAAGTTGCCGAAACAAATTTGGAGGCCAAGTATGAGTTGGTGCGTAATGAGATTTCTGATGCTTGTTTGGGTGGAAATAATGATGATTTTATGGATCATAAG GATAGCAGTGATGGAACTGATGATATTGAGTTAGAAACTATATTTTCTTCTCCTACCTTTCATATAGCTAAACATGATGGGGAAACAACTGGAG ATGTTGAGGAAGCAAGTCTTTCATCTGAAGTTTCAGCTATATATTTTGCAATGAAAAATTCCAAGTTAGAATGTGTGGATGAGCATGGTCATGATCCCATGTCGACTGATGTTTGTGTCGAGGATGAAGACTATGAAGAGTTTGATGACTTTGATCCCTATTTATTCATAAAGAATTTACCTGCTTTGTCATCAGTTGTTCCAACTTTTCGGCCCATGTTGCTGCCAAAACAGACGCGGAGTTGCCCTTCTACTACTCTTGTTTTGGACTTAGATG AAACATTGGTGCACTCCACACTAGAACCTTGTGATGAAGCAGACTTCACATTTCCTGTACATTTTAACCTCCAGGAGCACACAGTCTATGTTCGATGCCGTCCTCATCTGACAGATTTCTTGGAGAGAGTTTCCAGTCTTTTTGAGATTATTATATTTACAGCTAGTCAAAGTATATATGCAGAGCAGCTTCTAAATGTACTTGACCCAAGAAGGAAGATATTCCGTCATCGTGTTTATCGTGATTCTTGTGTTTTTGTGGAGGGTAATTATCTTAAGGACTTAACAATTCTTGGTCGTGATTTGTCACGTGTCATTATAATCGACAACTCTCCCCAG GCATTTGGATTTCAAGTGGACAATGGGGTACCAATTGAAAGCTGGTTCGATGATCCTTTGGATAAAGAGTTGCCTTCATTGCTTCCATTTTTGGAAAGCTTAGTTGGAGTTGATGATGTGCGACCGCTGATTGCGAAGAAATTTAACCTCAGGGAGAGAATCGCTGCTGCTGTGTATCCAGTCAACTCAATCAGAGTCGACCCTTTCGAAAGTTGA